The window GCTCCGCGAACAGGCGCCGCCAGGCCACCCGCGGCAGCACCCAGAAACGCTCCCACCGTCCCGTAACCGGCCCCGCGTACCGCCGATATCCCATCCTGTAGACGGCCATCGAATCGCTCCCCCTTCCCCGCCCGCCTTCAGGAACGCGGCGGTGCGTCCCCGGCTTCCCCCGGCGTGTGGGTGATACGGCCCATCGCCTTCAGAAAGATCTCCTCCAGCGTATCGCGCCGGTGCGCGAGCTTGCGCACGAGCAGCCCCTGCCGCGCCAGCAGCCCCCAGAGCGCGTCGATGGCGACCTCGGGCGGGAGGACGATGCGCCAGCGGCCGCCCCCTTCGGTGATCCCGTGGGCGCCGGCCGCCTCCAGCGCCCCGCCGAGACCCGCGTCCCGGCCCATCACCTCGAGCTCGATGAAACGCCGGTTCGAGCGCCGCTCCTCCTCGAGGTTGCACGCGTGCACGATCCCGCCCTCGCGCATGATGACGGCCTCGTCGCACACCTCCTCGACATCGCCGAGGAGGTGGGAGGAGAGGAGGACGTTCATCCCCTGCTCCTCCTTCATTTCGCGGATGAGCCGGAGCATGCGCCGGCGCGCCGCGGGGTCCAGCCCGTTGGTCGGCTCGTCGAGCACCACCAGGTCGGGGCCGTGGATGATGGCCTGGGCCAGCCGCGCCATCTGCCGCATTCCCAGGCTGTAGGTGCCCAGTTCGCGGTAACGCGCTTCCCCGAGGCCCACCTGGAACAGTGTCCGGTGGGCCCGCTCCAGGGCGGCCTTTGCGGGGAGCCCCGAAAGCCGGGCCATGAGGGTGAGGAAGGAGACGGCCGACATGTTGCCGATGAAGGCGTCGGTCTCCGGCATGTAGCCCACGCGCCGCTGCACCTCGCGGCGCTCCTTCCGGCAATCGCATCCGAGAACCAGGGCCCTCCCGGCCGCCGGCCGGTGGAATCCGAGCAGGGTCCGGATCAGGGTCGATTTGCCGGCGCCGTTGGGCCCGAGCAGCCCGATGACCCTGCCGACTCCGGAAACGCCGAGGCGGCAGGAGATCCCGCGGAGGATCTCCCGCCGCCCCAGTCTCACCCTGAGATCATCCAGTTCGACAACGGTCGACGTCATGAAGCGCCCATACCCCCCGGCCTGCGGCCGCCCCGGGGCATCCCTACGGATTCCGTGGGAGGTTCTGCAGGAGCATCAGGTCCATCATCAGCCCCGTTAATCGATTACGGCTGGACGCACGGATTTGTTCCCCGGTCGTGCTGAAAACCACCAGCACCGGCTCGCGCTCCTCGAGCAGGGTTCGGAGCACCGGGTCGGCCGTCAGCCCGGCGTAGCCTTCGAAGGCCCCTTTCGTGTCGAGCCAGGCGAAGCCGGACGGATGGAGTCCCATCGATGCGGGGAGCCGCGTCCGGAACTGGTGCGACCAGACCAGGGCCGAACCGCCCCCCCGCGTGGCGATCGCCCGCAGGGCGGCGCCGCGATCGGAAGCCGCCACCAGATAGCCGCGGTCGTAGGTCCATACGAGGGGGACGGGGCCCGAAGCGGGTTGGAGCGACATCCAGGTCCGCCCGCCCGATGCCTCCTGCTCCACGAAGATCCGCCCCGGCCGGCCGGCCGCCTCGCTGGCCTCGTTGCAGGCCCGGGCCAGGGCGCGGATCGCTCCGTCGAGACGGG of the Acidobacteriota bacterium genome contains:
- a CDS encoding ABC transporter ATP-binding protein, which gives rise to MTSTVVELDDLRVRLGRREILRGISCRLGVSGVGRVIGLLGPNGAGKSTLIRTLLGFHRPAAGRALVLGCDCRKERREVQRRVGYMPETDAFIGNMSAVSFLTLMARLSGLPAKAALERAHRTLFQVGLGEARYRELGTYSLGMRQMARLAQAIIHGPDLVVLDEPTNGLDPAARRRMLRLIREMKEEQGMNVLLSSHLLGDVEEVCDEAVIMREGGIVHACNLEEERRSNRRFIELEVMGRDAGLGGALEAAGAHGITEGGGRWRIVLPPEVAIDALWGLLARQGLLVRKLAHRRDTLEEIFLKAMGRITHTPGEAGDAPPRS